In Stigmatopora nigra isolate UIUO_SnigA chromosome 2, RoL_Snig_1.1, whole genome shotgun sequence, a single window of DNA contains:
- the ckap5 gene encoding cytoskeleton-associated protein 5 isoform X2 — MGDDSEWMKLPIDQKCEHKVWKARLNGYEEALQLFNRIDDEKSPEWGKYLGLIKKFVTESNAVAQLKGLEAALAYVENAHIAVKTTGDVVSGVVTKVFNQPKARAKELGTDICLMYIEIEKAEVVQDELIKGLDNKNPKIIVACIEALKKALSEFGPKIVTLKPIVKILPKQFESRDKAVRDEAKMFAIEIYKWIRDALRPSLQHVNSVLLKELDEEWVKLPSSPPKQSRFLRSQQDLKAKFQQQAQREESGDEEEETVVAVDPYELMVAVDILSKLPKDFYEKIEAKKWQERKEALEAVETLSKNPKLESGDYGDLVRALKKVVGKDANVMLVSLAAKCLAALASGLRKKFGTYAGHVVPTILEKFKEKKPQVVQALQEAIDAIFLTTTLQNLSEDILGVMDNKNPSIKQQASLFLARSFRHCTQTTLPKSVLKPFCAALIKQVNDSAPEVRDAAFDALGTAMRVVGEKAVNPYLADLDKLKLEKIKECAEKIELPGKKGGGDKKPVVKAPPAADNHSKSSAPPKRVPSAAASKSVGPPKKVKVSSTASGKPKKNMENKEVAESELSIEVCEEQAANVLPASCLQQLGSANWKERLASMEEFQRAVETMDKMTMPCQALVKMLAKKPGWKETNFQVMQMKLHTVTTIAQRGQFSKTSASVVLDGLVDKVGDIKCGGNAKEGMTAIGEACSLAWTAEQVVSLAFAQKNPKNQAEALNWLANAMKEFGFAGINVKAFINNVKTALGATNPAIRTAAINLLGVMYLYMGAPLRMFFEDEKPALLSQIDAAFEKMQGQTAPAPSRFTKKAGNEEECDNGEEQKEDAVGQDIMDLLPRTDISDKVTSDLISKLGDKNWKIRKEGLDEVAAIISEAKFITANIGDLPLALKGRLGDSNKILTQQSLNILQQLAITMGPGLKQHVRTLGFPIISVLGDSKPNVRAAAMATLQAWVEQTGMKDWLEGEDLSEELKKENPYLRQELLGWLAEKLPTMRTVPGDLMTCVPNLYACLEDRNGDVRKKAQDALPAFMMHLGYDKMNKATGKLKQSSKDQIVVMLEKARAVMPAKPAPAKSGGTTSSSETSRAAPSSEDVVDNKTEAKKVRGGIAAKKHSSPPEEPDPTPPSKDKDTIASKKPLNKGKTVAGSQQSVSSKKPVTKGMKDDEDRSGPLFILVPNAKEQRIKEEKQLKILKWNFTTPRDEYVEQLKSQMSTCFAKWLQDELFHIDFQRHVKAISIMIERLESETDATISCLDLILKWFSLRFFDTNTTVQMKVLEYLKLLFAVLNSENYHLTEYEANSFVPYLLLKIGESKDVVRKDVRAILNMLCKVYPASKVFPYLMDGTKSKNSKQRAECLEELGCLIEGYGMNVCQPTPAKSLKEIAVHIGDRDTSVRNAALNTVVAVYNVCGDQVYKLIGNLSEKDMSMLEERIKRSATKKIAAIPAKQTANERSQRDIPANPNGTFLRKSAQEDPNKLKIMYRTYRIQARQNAQHSESHMPIPKEFQLDLDMIEMDRGRVNELPDLVQHKLDELLEPIVIPEPKMCAVSPHFDDLHNSAASTINFVISQVASGDINTSIQALAQIDEVLCQENKAEVMSGHIDQFLIATFMQLRLIYNTHMADERLDKEDIFKLYRCILSNMLSLFSLESLAREASMGVLKDLMHGLITLILDSRVEDTEEGQQVIRSVNLLVVKVLEKSDQTNIISALLVMLQDTLVPTAGTPRFSELVMKCLWRLIRNLHENINNVNLDRILFDVHNIMKVFPKEKLKQLKSDVPHRTLKTLLHTLCKLTGAKILDHLSMIDNRNESELEGYLQRVVKQSVGNQFGCKSDRGNEKGNLHMDDGMSKTKDRDILSEIFKKIGSKENTKEGLTELYEYKQKCRDVDLEPFLKNTSPFFQSYVERGLRMIESEREGKPRIQNPTVIAQHQADNSLSSNEEHLKPAVYYERLKILRQRQGLENTRSNSGGDGEPQERAPISSILSSKPSVASSTDMLHSKLSQLKESREHYQQEHKAQSRSPSNTHTRSASPAANLGDLKKRLERIKSNRE; from the exons ATGGGGGACGACAGTGAGTGGATGAAACTTCCCATTGACCAGAAATGTGAACATAAG gTATGGAAAGCACGTCTGAATGGTTATGAAGAAGCTCTGCAGTTATTCAACAGGATTGATGATGAGAAGAGTCCAGAGTGGGGGAAATATCTTGGTCTCATTAAAAAATTCGTCACAGAGTCAAATGCGGTTGCTCAGCTTAAAGGCCTTGAAGCAGCTTTGGCATATGTAGAGAATGCCCACATTGCTGTGAA GACAACAGGCGATGTGGTGTCGGGAGTGGTGACCAAAGTGTTTAACCAACCAAAGGCCCGGGCTAAAGAGCTGGGTACAGATATTTGTCTGATGTACATCGAAATTGAAAAAGCAGAGGTGGTACAAGATGAGCTTATCAAGGGACTGGACAACAAGAATCCCAAAATTATTGTGGCCTGCATTGAGGCACTCAAAAAGGCTCTGAG tgagtTTGGACCCAAGATTGTAACTTTGAAGCCTATCGTGAAGATTTTACCCAAACAGTTTGAGTCCAGAGACAAGGCAGTGAGAGACGAAGCCAAGATGTTTGCAATAGAAATCTACAAATGGATACGAGATGCTTTGAGACCTTCCCTACAGCATGTCAACTCCGTACTG CTGAAGGAGCTTGATGAGGAGTGGGTGAAGCTACCGTCTAGCCCACCTAAACAAAGCAGATTCCTGCGTTCCCAGCAAGACCTAAAGGCCAAATTTCAGCAACAAGCACAAAGAGAAGAGTCTG gagatgaggaggaggaaacGGTGGTAGCAGTGGATCCTTATGAGCTAATGGTAGCTGTGGATATTCTTTCAAAGTTGCCCAAAGACTTTTACGAAAAGATT GAAGCTAAAAAGTGGCAGGAGAGAAAAGAAGCTCTGGAAGCTGTTGAAACTCTGTCAAAGAATCCCAAACTAGAAAGTGGGGACTATGGCGATCTTGTTAGAGCACTTAAGAAG GTTGTTGGGAAAGATGCCAATGTCATGCTGGTTTCACTGGCAGCTAAATGTCTGGCTGCACTGGCTTCCGGTCTCAGGAAAAAGTTTGGAACATATGCAGGGCAT GTTGTTCCAACTATTCTGGaaaagtttaaagaaaaaaagcctcaggTTGTCCAAGCACTGCAAGAGGCCATTGATGCCATCTTTCTTACT ACTACCCTGCAAAATTTATCTGAGGACATTCTAGGTGTGATGGATAATAAAAACCCATCCATTAAGCAGCAAGCCTCTCTGTTTTTGGCACGTTCCTTCAGACACTGCACTCAGACTACACTGCCCAAGAGTGTACTTAAACCCTTCTGTGCTGCCCTAATCAAG CAAGTCAATGACTCTGCTCCAGAAGTGCGGGATGCCGCCTTTGACGCATTGGGGACAGCAATGAGAGTGGTGGGCGAGAAAGCTGTGAATCCTTACCTAGCTGACTTGGATAAACTAAAACTTGAGAAG ATAAAAGAGTGTGCTGAAAAAATAGAACTCCCGGGAAAGAAGGGTGGAGGAGACAAGAAGCCAGTTGTCAAAGCACCTCCTGCTGCTGACAACCATTCTAAATCCTCTGCGCCCCCCAAAAGGGTCCCAAGTGCAGCTGCCAGCAAG TCTGTTGGTCCACCAAAGAAAGTCAAAGTGAGCTCTACTGCCAGTGGGAAACCCAAAAAGAACATGGAAAACAAGGAAGTAGCAGAAAGTGAGCTGTCG attgagGTGTGTGAAGAACAGGCAGCCAATGTGCTGCCTGCATCCTGCCTTCAACAACTAGGGTCAGCTAATTGGAAGGAGAGACTCGCCAGTATGGAGGAATTTCAGAGG GCTGTTGAAACAATGGATAAAATGACAATGCCATGTCAAGCTTTAGTGAAAATGTTGGCCAAAAAACCTGGCTGGAAGGAGACAAACTTCCAG GTCATGCAGATGAAGCTACATACCGTGACCACTATTGCCCAGAGAGGGCAGTTTTCTAAGACCTCAGCCTCTGTAGTTTTGGATGGCTTGGTGGACAAAGTTGGTGATATCAAATGTGGTGGGAATGCCAAAGAAGGAATGACTGCAATTGGGGAGGCTTGCTCACTTGCATGGACCGCTGAACAG GTTGTTTCTTTGGCATTCGCCCAAAAGAACCCAAAGAACCAGGCAGAGGCTCTTAACTGGCTGGCTAATGCGATGAAAGAGTTTGGCTTTGCTGG AATAAATGTAAAAGCGTTCATCAACAATGTGAAGACGGCTCTGGGCGCTACTAACCCTGCAATCAGAACAGCAGCAATTAACCTACTGGGTGTTATGTATCTCTACATGGGCGCTCCACTTCGCATGTTCTTTGAGGATGAGAAACCAGCTCTCCTGTCACAAATAGATGCTGCGTTTGAGAAG ATGCAAGGTCAAACAGCTCCAGCTCCATCAAGATTCACCAAGAAAGCTGGGAATGAAGAGGAGTGTGACAATGGAGAGGAGCAAAAAGAGGATGCTGTCGGACAGGACATCATGGATTTATTGCCTAGAACAGACATTAG CGACAAGGTCACTTCTGATCTCATATCTAAACTCGGAGATAAGAACTGGAAGATCCGAAAGGAAGGTCTTGATGAAGTAGCAGCCATCATCTCAGAAGCAAAATTCATCACTGCCAACATTGGGGACCTCCCCCTGGCTTTGAAAGGCCGACTTGGTGATTCCAATAAAATCCTG aCACAACAGAGCCTGAATATTCTTCAGCAGCTGGCAATAACCATGGGCCCTGGATTGAAACAACATGTTAGAACCCTAGGATTCCCCATCATCTCAGTACTTGGTGACAGCAAG CCCAATGTCAGGGCAGCTGCAATGGCTACTCTGCAGGCCTGGGTGGAGCAGACTGGAATGAAGGATTGGCTGGAAGGAGAGGACCTATCAGAGGAGTTAAAGAAGGAGAATCCCTATTTACGTCAAGAG TTGTTAGGGTGGTTGGCTGAGAAGTTACCGACGATGAGGACTGTGCCAGGGGATCTGATGACTTGCGTTCCCAATCTATATGCATGTCTTGAAGACCGAAATGGTGATGTTAGGAAGAAAGCTCAGGATGCTCTTCCCGCATTCATGATGCACCTTGGATACGACAAGATGAACAAGGCCACCGGCAAACTCAAG CAATCATCTAAAGACCAGATCGTAGTCATGTTGGAAAAGGCCAGAGCAGTGATGCCAGCTAAACCTGCTCCTGCTAAATCTGGAGGAACAACAAGCTCATCAGAGACGAGTAGAGCGG CCCCCTCTTCTGAAGATGTTGTTGATAATAAAACTGAAGCTAAAAAGGTCAGAGGGGGAATAGCGGCTAAGAAG CACTCCTCTCCCCCCGAGGAACCTGACCCTACCCCTCCCTCAAAGGACAAGGACACTATTGCTAGTAAAAAGCCCCTCAACAAAGGGAAGACTGTTGCTGGCAGTCAACAG AGTGTATCTAGTAAGAAGCCTGTAACTAAAGGAATGAAGGATGATGAGGATAGGTCTGGGCCCCTCTTCATCCTTGTTCCTAATGCTAAGGAGCAGAGAATCAAAGAGGAGAAACAATTGAAG ATTTTGAAGTGGAACTTTACCACTCCTCGAGATGAATATGTCGAGCAGCTTAAAAGTCAAATGTCCACTTGCTTTGCCAAGTGGCTCCAGGATGAACTTTTCCATATCGACTTCCAGAGACACGTAAAGGCGATTAGCATCATGATAGAG aGGTTGGAAAGTGAGACTGATGCTACCATAAGCTGTCTGGACCTAATTCTTAAGTGGTTTAGTCTGCGCTTCTTTGACACAAACACTACAGTCCAAATGAAGGTTCTGGAGTATTTGAAGCTTCTTTTTGCCGTGCtaaatagtgaaaactatcatctTACAGAGTATGAGGCAAACTCCTTTGTTCCCTATCTTCTACTCAAG ATTGGAGAGTCCAAGGATGTGGTTCGCAAAGATGTTAGGGCGATACTTAACATGCTGTGTAAGGTATACCCTGCATCTAAAGTCTTTCCTTACCTCATGGATGGTACTAAATCGAAAAATTCCAAACAAAGAGCTG aATGTCTTGAGGAGTTGGGTTGTTTGATAGAAGGTTATGGAATGAATGTATGTCAACCAACTCCAGCTAAGTCTCTGAAAGAGATTGCAGTTCATATTGGTGATAGAGACACTTCTGTCCGAAATGCTGCCCTGAACACTGTAGTGGCTGTCTACAATGTCTGTGGAGACCAGGTCTATAAACTAATTGGAAAT TTATCAGAGAAAGATATGAGCATGTTAGAAGAGAGGATCAAACgttctgcaacaaaaaaaatcgctGCCATTCCCGCGAAGCAGACTGCAAATGAGCGGTCTCAAAGAGATATTCCTGCTAACCCAAATGGCACTTTCCTTCGCAAATCTGCACAGGAAGACCCCAACAAACTCAA AATTATGTATCGCACTTATAGGAT CCAAGCCCGTCAGAATGCCCAGCATAGTGAGTCTCACATGCCCATTCCCAAGGAGTTCCAGTTGGACCTGGACATGATCGAAATGGACCGAGGCCGGGTGAATGAACTACCAGACCTTGTCCAGCACAAGTTAGATGAATTGCTGGAACCCATTGTTATCCCCGAGCCCAA AATGTGTGCTGTCTCCCCCCACTTTGATGACCTCCACAATAGCGCTGCTTCTACTATAAACTTTGTCATCTCTCAGGTGGCCAGTGGGGACATTAACACCAGCATACAAGCACTTGCACAG ATTGATGAAGTATTGTGTCAAGAAAACAAGGCAGAGGTCATGTCAGGACACATTGACCAGTTCCTCATTGCCACTTTTATGCAACTAAGGCTCATCTATAATACCCACATGGCTGATGAGCGGCTGGACAAGGAGGATATATTCAAACTATATAGATGCATCCTTAGCAATATGTTGTCG TTATTCTCTTTGGAGTCTTTGGCGAGAGAGGCATCAATGGGTGTGTTAAAGGATCTGATGCATGGTCTGATAACTCTGATACTAGACAGCAGAGTGGAGGACACTGAAGAGGGACAACAAGTCATTAGGTCTGTAAACCTGCTGGTAGTTAAAGTCCTGGAGAAGTCTGACCAGACCAACATAATTAG tGCTCTGCTGGTGATGCTACAAGACACCTTGGTTCCAACAGCTGGGACACCCAGGTTCTCTGAACTTGTTATGAAG tGCCTGTGGAGGTTGATCCGTAATCTCCATGAGAACATCAACAACGTCAACCTTGATAGGATTTTATTTGATGTCCATAACATCATGAAGGTTTTCCCCAAAGAGAAACTTAAACAGCTCAAGAGTGATGTTCCACACAGAACCCTCAAAACTCTATTGCACACCCTTTGCAAGCTTACAGGGGCTAAG ATCTTGGACCACCTCTCAATGATTGACAACCGAAATGAGTCTGAATTAGAAGGCTACTTGCAACGGGTTGTCAAACAGTCAGTGGGTAACCAGTTTGGTTGCAAGAGTGACCGAGGCAACGAGAAGGGAAATCTGCACATG GACGATGGCATGTCAAAGACAAAGGACCGTGACATTCTATCAGAAATCTTCAAAAAAATTGGCTCGAAGGAAAACACCAAAGAG GGTCTCACAGAACTCTATGAGTATAAACAGAAGTGCAGGGATGTGGACCTTGAGCCCTTCCTCAAAAACACATCGCCATTCTTCCAGAGCTATGTAGAGAGAGGCCTTCGTATGATCGAGTCTGAACGAGAGGGTAAGCCTCGGATCCAAAACCCAACAG TGATTGCACAGCATCAGGCTGACAACAGTCTGAGTAGTAATGAGGAACACCTGAAGCCTGCAGTGTACTACGAAAGACTGAAGATCCTGCGTCAGAGACAAGGACTGGAAAACACCAGG AGTAACAGTGGTGGTGACGGAGAGCCCCAAGAACGAGCTCCTATCTCCTCAATTCTTTCATCCAAGCCGTCAGTGGCTTCGTCTACTGACATGCTTCACAGTAAGCTGTCACAGCTCAAAGAATCCAGGGAGCATTATCAGCAAGAACACAAGGCTCAGTCTCGCTCTCcgtccaacacacacacacgctcggCCTCTCCAGCAGCCAACCTGGGCGACCTGAAGAAACGCCTGGAGCGTATTAAGAGCAACCGGGAGTAG